The following coding sequences are from one Pyxidicoccus xibeiensis window:
- a CDS encoding right-handed parallel beta-helix repeat-containing protein, giving the protein MASRALLATWALALAGCQMTFIDEEGLRSSQLPDHALIVDGSSLGGRCDDAYSAEQALSPRTPWCSITRALEAAPRGWSVSIRGGSYPLLTARTPSARSAELVLQPYPLERAEIAGVVLKSQQYLRFQGLHFTGPISIQAGVSQVSFSDCDITSETPAAGVHVEAPVEDFSLVRCIVHDLRDSGDGVSGRGFLADEGGVRIRLLENRFLRLGEVGVRVSTAQDLTVEGNQLPDSAQPFFITDSRDVTLRANRVHGSDGPVWLHGIEGLRLENNVFTGFLYWAVDLANVPGARILNNTVWGNGEGGIDLNDVSGPATVGVVLQNNILQTLDGLRNGPAAFAFEDYNLVGGGNFSGAHDVARPPMFMDAASLDFHLAPGSPGIDAALADGAPSVDADGRPRRDDPAVPDTGAGAPPHGDLGAFEGR; this is encoded by the coding sequence ATGGCTTCTAGGGCGCTCCTCGCCACGTGGGCGCTGGCACTCGCCGGCTGCCAGATGACCTTCATCGACGAGGAGGGCTTGCGCTCGAGTCAGCTTCCGGACCATGCGCTCATTGTGGACGGGAGCTCGCTCGGTGGCCGGTGCGACGACGCCTACTCCGCGGAGCAGGCCCTCTCACCTCGGACGCCCTGGTGCAGCATCACCCGCGCGCTCGAGGCCGCGCCGCGCGGCTGGTCGGTCAGTATCCGTGGCGGCTCCTACCCCCTCCTGACGGCGCGGACGCCGAGCGCCCGAAGCGCGGAGCTGGTCCTTCAGCCCTATCCCCTGGAGCGAGCGGAGATTGCAGGGGTCGTGCTGAAGAGCCAGCAGTACCTCCGGTTCCAGGGACTCCACTTCACGGGCCCGATCTCAATCCAAGCGGGCGTCTCCCAGGTCTCCTTCTCCGATTGCGACATCACCTCGGAGACGCCGGCGGCGGGGGTGCACGTGGAGGCGCCGGTCGAAGACTTCTCGCTCGTTCGCTGCATCGTCCATGACCTTCGCGATTCGGGAGACGGCGTCTCGGGGCGTGGCTTCCTGGCCGATGAGGGGGGCGTCCGGATCCGCCTCCTGGAGAACCGCTTCCTCCGCCTGGGGGAAGTCGGGGTTCGCGTCTCCACCGCTCAGGACCTCACGGTGGAGGGCAATCAGCTGCCGGACAGCGCCCAGCCTTTCTTCATCACGGATTCCCGTGACGTGACGCTGCGAGCCAACCGCGTCCACGGCTCCGACGGCCCGGTCTGGCTGCACGGCATCGAGGGCCTGCGGCTGGAGAACAACGTGTTCACCGGCTTCCTCTACTGGGCGGTGGACCTCGCCAACGTGCCGGGGGCGCGCATCCTGAACAACACCGTCTGGGGCAACGGTGAGGGCGGCATCGACCTCAACGACGTGTCGGGGCCGGCCACCGTGGGCGTGGTGCTGCAGAACAACATCCTCCAGACGCTCGACGGCCTCCGCAACGGGCCGGCCGCGTTCGCGTTCGAGGACTACAACCTGGTAGGCGGCGGCAACTTCTCGGGAGCGCACGACGTGGCCCGTCCGCCCATGTTCATGGATGCGGCGAGCCTCGACTTCCACCTGGCCCCGGGCAGCCCGGGCATCGACGCCGCGCTCGCCGACGGGGCCCCCTCGGTGGATGCCGATGGACGTCCGCGACGGGACGACCCGGCGGTTCCGGATACGGGCGCGGGGGCTCCGCCGCACGGCGACCTGGGGGCCTTCGAGGGCCGCTGA
- a CDS encoding VOC family protein — protein MSSKLAPFLWFNDNAEEAAEFYLGVFPHARKVKELRSKGVGPWPVGKIATIVIELEGQEMTFMNGGPAHQLTPAFSFFVRCDSQRELDTYWEKLMAGGGKPMACGWLTDRFGLCWQVVPRNVEDLVSHPKAMQAMMGMIKMDIAALEAAARES, from the coding sequence ATGTCCAGCAAGCTCGCACCGTTTCTCTGGTTCAACGACAACGCGGAAGAAGCCGCTGAGTTCTACCTCGGCGTCTTTCCGCATGCGCGCAAGGTGAAGGAGCTGCGCTCGAAGGGCGTCGGGCCCTGGCCGGTAGGGAAGATCGCAACCATCGTCATCGAGCTCGAGGGCCAGGAGATGACGTTCATGAACGGCGGGCCCGCGCACCAGCTCACGCCTGCGTTCTCGTTCTTCGTGCGTTGCGATTCGCAAAGAGAGCTCGACACGTACTGGGAGAAGCTGATGGCGGGAGGGGGCAAGCCCATGGCCTGTGGCTGGCTGACCGACCGCTTCGGCCTGTGCTGGCAGGTGGTGCCACGCAATGTCGAGGACCTGGTGAGCCATCCCAAGGCCATGCAGGCCATGATGGGCATGATCAAGATGGACATCGCTGCGCTGGAAGCCGCGGCGCGCGAGAGCTGA
- a CDS encoding helix-turn-helix domain-containing protein, translated as MGDELFPALLRYWRGRRGLSQLDLALEAGVSARHLSFLESGRARPGEEMVLRLFSVLAAPLREQNQALLAAGFAPRFPAPALDAMAPEVEQALEQMMAQHEPFPLVVLSLDGTVVRSNRAARTLFGAFVSEPAALRQPLDMFSLLLDERLMKPFVIEWELLARSMVTRLHRERLQRGDSKLAAVLERVLSFPGVPRAWRQPDFSTETHPTLRVQLARGALRVGFLVTVTVFSAPQQVTLDELRIESCFPLDDQTRKVCERFARAPSTRKRPVRRRG; from the coding sequence ATGGGCGATGAGCTCTTCCCCGCGCTGTTGCGCTACTGGCGTGGCCGACGTGGGCTCTCCCAGCTCGATCTCGCGCTGGAGGCGGGCGTCTCGGCCCGGCATCTCAGCTTCCTCGAGTCGGGCCGCGCGCGGCCTGGAGAGGAGATGGTCTTGCGCCTCTTCTCGGTGCTCGCGGCTCCGCTGCGGGAGCAGAACCAGGCTCTCCTTGCGGCGGGCTTCGCGCCTCGCTTCCCGGCCCCGGCCCTGGATGCGATGGCGCCAGAGGTCGAACAGGCCCTCGAGCAGATGATGGCGCAGCACGAGCCGTTCCCCCTCGTGGTGCTCTCATTGGACGGCACCGTCGTGCGCAGCAACCGCGCCGCCCGGACACTCTTCGGTGCGTTCGTCTCGGAGCCAGCGGCGTTGCGGCAGCCACTCGACATGTTCTCCCTGCTGCTCGACGAGCGGCTGATGAAGCCCTTTGTCATCGAATGGGAATTGCTGGCCCGAAGCATGGTGACACGGCTGCATCGTGAGCGACTGCAGCGGGGGGACTCGAAGTTGGCTGCGGTACTCGAGCGGGTGCTCTCCTTTCCTGGCGTGCCGCGAGCCTGGAGGCAGCCTGACTTCTCGACGGAGACGCACCCCACGCTTCGGGTGCAACTCGCGCGCGGCGCGCTGCGTGTCGGGTTTCTCGTGACGGTGACGGTATTCTCCGCGCCCCAACAGGTGACGCTCGACGAGTTGCGCATCGAGAGTTGCTTTCCGCTCGATGACCAGACGCGGAAGGTATGCGAACGCTTCGCGCGTGCGCCGAGTACTCGAAAGCGGCCGGTGCGGCGGAGAGGTTGA